The following coding sequences lie in one Sesamum indicum cultivar Zhongzhi No. 13 linkage group LG9, S_indicum_v1.0, whole genome shotgun sequence genomic window:
- the LOC105170536 gene encoding U-box domain-containing protein 9-like: MAKSGVFEGDPAMVARALELKKELQKLVKAVADDDDVNLEAVERAQRMLCALKDFKLKKSVSLNLRDHHYGQGMVAGTVPEEFKCPLSKELMRDPVIIASGQTFDRPFIQKWLKAGNRTCPRTQQVLSHTILTPNHLIREMIAEWCKNHGIKLPDSVHYINEEGLTEADRDHFLSLLKKMSSTLADQKEAAKDLRLLTKRMPSFRALFSESLGAIPQLLSPFSQSKCKSELHPDLQEDLITTLLNLSIHDNNKKLVAETPMVIPLLMDALRSGTIETRSNAAAALFTLSALDSNKALIGKSGALKPLIDLLEEGHPLAMKDVASAIFSLCIIHENKVRAVRDGAVRVVLKKITSRVHVDELLAILAMLSTSQKAIEEMGELGAVPCLFSIIRETSCARNKENCIAILYTICFNDRSKWKEMREEESTHHTISQLAQNGTSRAKRKASGILDRLNRVVNLTHTA, translated from the exons ATGGCGAAGAGTGGTGTGTTTGAAGGCGATCCGGCGATGGTGGCTAGAGCCCTGGAATTGAAGAAGGAGTTGCAGAAGTTAGTGAAGGCTGTTgcggatgatgatgatgttaaTTTGGAAGCGGTTGAGAGAGCGCAGAGGATGCTGTGTGCGTTGAAGGATTTCAAACTGAAGAAATCTGTTTCTTTGAACCTTCGTGATCATCATTATGGTCAGGGAATGGTTGCTGGCACCGTTCCGGAGGAGTTCAAGTGCCCCCTTTCCAAGGAACTCATGAGGGATCCTGTGATTATCGCCTCCGGACAG ACTTTTGATAGGCCCTTCATTCAGAAATGGTTAAAAGCTGGGAATCGAACGTGCCCTCGAACCCAACAAGTACTGTCGCATACGATTCTCACGCCCAATCACTTGATCCGGGAAATGATAGCGGAATGGTGCAAGAATCACGGGATCAAATTGCCAGACTCTGTTCATTATATCAATGAGGAGGGTTTAACTGAAGCAGATAGGGATCATTTCCTCTCGCTGCTCAAGAAAATGTCGTCAACGTTGGCCGATCAAAAGGAAGCTGCAAAAGACCTGCGGCTATTGACGAAAAGAATGCCTTCGTTTCGGGCACTTTTCAGTGAATCTCTCGGTGCCATACCTCAGTTGCTCTCTCCATTCTCTCAAAGCAAGTGCAAGAGTGAGCTTCATCCGGATCTCCAGGAAGATTTAATTACGACACTTTTGAATCTATCCATTCATGATAATAACAAGAAGCTCGTTGCAGAAACACCTATGGTTATTCCACTTCTCATGGATGCATTAAGGTCCGGAACTATTGAAACGAGGAGCAATGCAGCTGCAGCCCTTTTCACATTGTCGGCCCTCGACTCAAACAAGGCACTAATTGGCAAATCTGGTGCCTTGAAGCCCCTCATCGACCTATTGGAAGAAGGGCATCCTTTAGCGATGAAAGATGTTGCTTCGGCAATATTTAGTCTATGCATCATTCATGAAAATAAGGTGAGAGCCGTAAGAGATGGAGCGGTGCGAGTGGTATTGAAAAAGATCACGAGTAGAGTACATGTTGACGAGTTATTAGCCATCCTCGCAATGCTCTCAACCAGCCAAAAGGCTATCGAGGAAATGGGAGAGCTTGGGGCTGTTCCTTGCTTGTTTAGTATAATCCGGGAGACCTCTTGTGCTCGGAACAAGGAAAACTGCATTGCCATCCTATACACTATATGTTTTAACGATCGGTCCAAATGGAAGGAGATGAGAGAAGAGGAAAGCACACATCACACAATATCTCAGCTCGCTCAGAACGGCACTTCCCGAGCCAAGAGAAAAGCCAGTGGCATTCTCGATAGACTCAACAGGGTTGTCAACCTTACCCACACGGCATAG